From Nitrospinota bacterium, one genomic window encodes:
- a CDS encoding glycosyltransferase, with protein sequence MKVALVHDWLTGMRGGENVLEVFCEIFPEADIFTLLHVKGSLSQSIESHRIFTSFLQNFPAVEKKYRWFLPLMPKAIESHKLEGYDLVLSSSHCVAKGIKSGGAPHLCYCFTPMRYAWDMYPQYFNRQRFSAPVLAAIGAVMPYLRRWDQRTANRVDKFVGISHHVADRIKRHYNRDADVVYPPVDVDFYTTAENPVKREGYLVVSAFAPYKRVDLAIEAFNRLGKPLHIAGGGEDDKRLRAIAGPAITFESGASRERLRELYQGTLALIYPGEEDFGIIPVEANACGTPVMAYASGGALETLVSFEAPEGRQPTGVFFKDQTAESLCGAVERFEANLGRFRDSDAIRANTLRFSREVFKSNVEKMVEKFLKEKT encoded by the coding sequence ATGAAAGTCGCCCTGGTTCACGACTGGCTGACAGGAATGCGCGGGGGGGAGAACGTGCTGGAAGTTTTTTGCGAAATATTTCCGGAGGCGGACATTTTTACGTTGCTGCACGTAAAGGGCTCCTTGTCCCAATCAATAGAAAGCCACAGGATCTTCACGTCGTTCCTTCAGAACTTCCCGGCGGTGGAGAAGAAATACCGCTGGTTCCTGCCGCTGATGCCAAAGGCTATAGAATCGCACAAGCTGGAAGGGTACGACCTGGTGCTGTCGTCTTCCCATTGCGTGGCCAAGGGGATAAAGAGCGGCGGCGCGCCACACCTTTGCTATTGCTTCACGCCGATGCGCTACGCGTGGGACATGTATCCGCAATATTTCAACCGCCAGCGGTTTTCGGCCCCCGTTCTGGCCGCCATCGGCGCTGTGATGCCGTATCTGCGCCGGTGGGACCAACGGACGGCAAACCGGGTGGACAAGTTCGTCGGCATATCCCATCACGTCGCCGACCGGATAAAACGGCATTACAACCGCGATGCGGACGTGGTGTATCCACCGGTGGACGTGGATTTTTATACAACGGCGGAAAATCCGGTTAAGCGGGAGGGATATCTTGTGGTTTCGGCCTTCGCCCCATACAAACGGGTGGACCTGGCCATCGAGGCGTTCAACAGGCTTGGCAAACCGTTGCATATTGCCGGCGGCGGAGAGGACGATAAAAGGCTTCGCGCCATAGCCGGGCCGGCCATAACTTTTGAGAGCGGCGCCAGCAGGGAGCGGCTGCGCGAATTATATCAAGGTACTCTGGCTCTGATATATCCTGGCGAGGAGGATTTCGGGATCATTCCTGTGGAGGCTAACGCATGCGGGACGCCGGTGATGGCGTATGCAAGCGGCGGCGCACTGGAGACGTTGGTATCGTTCGAGGCGCCTGAAGGCAGGCAGCCCACCGGAGTGTTTTTCAAGGATCAGACGGCGGAGTCCCTTTGCGGCGCGGTGGAGCGGTTTGAGGCGAACCTGGGGCGCTTCCGTGATTCCGATGCGATTCGCGCTAACACTTTGCGGTTTTCGCGGGAAGTGTTCAAAAGCAACGTGGAGAAGATGGTTGAAAAGTTTCTGAAAGAGAAAACCTGA
- the fliN gene encoding flagellar motor switch protein FliN: MTENNEHLGQDHETAGAKTLSQTMSELDNFLDIPLTISVELGRSAKKVREILALQSGSVIELKKLVGEPMEIYINGLLTARGEVVVVNERFGIRVTDVIDPLEIIRFQM; this comes from the coding sequence ATGACCGAAAATAACGAGCATCTGGGGCAGGATCATGAAACGGCGGGGGCCAAAACCCTCTCCCAGACCATGTCTGAACTGGACAACTTCCTGGACATCCCGCTCACCATCAGCGTGGAGCTTGGCCGCTCCGCCAAAAAGGTGCGGGAAATTCTGGCGTTACAGTCAGGATCGGTAATCGAGCTTAAAAAGCTCGTCGGCGAGCCCATGGAGATTTATATAAACGGACTGCTCACCGCCCGGGGCGAAGTGGTGGTGGTCAACGAACGTTTCGGCATCCGCGTTACAGACGTGATAGACCCGCTGGAGATAATCAGGTTCCAGATGTGA
- a CDS encoding glycosyltransferase family 4 protein, with translation MRIGIDARKIMDSGIGRYISNLVENLLKVESSHHYTLFLSPLDMNAFDYPSDRVAKIAEHSGKYSIAEHWTLAAAANGMKLDLFHAPHYVLPYFLKVPPVVTVHDIIHVTDPGYGFMARNYARMMIGSAVCRARKIIAVSGHTKERLVNVVNAPEDKIKVIHNGVGDFHRTAEGEINAILGRMGIKPGYFLFTGSDRPHKNLGAVAGVMEILKDSQFVIAGRILEDSRRRFEKLGNKAMFFGNVSKEEMQALYSGARALLFPSYDEGFGLPPLEAMACGVPVVASSRAPMPEILGDAAMMADPDDHKTMADALVKIVSEPAFREAMVARGFERLKMFSWEKMAIATLQTYEEAARS, from the coding sequence ATGCGAATAGGTATAGACGCGCGGAAAATAATGGACAGCGGCATCGGCCGCTACATCTCCAACCTGGTGGAAAACCTGTTGAAGGTGGAAAGCTCACACCATTACACATTGTTCCTTTCACCGCTGGATATGAACGCCTTTGACTATCCATCGGACAGGGTCGCCAAAATAGCCGAACACTCCGGCAAATATTCGATAGCGGAGCACTGGACACTGGCGGCGGCGGCCAACGGGATGAAGCTGGACCTGTTCCACGCCCCGCATTACGTCCTTCCGTATTTTCTGAAAGTTCCGCCGGTGGTGACGGTGCATGACATAATCCACGTCACCGATCCGGGCTACGGATTCATGGCCCGCAATTACGCTCGCATGATGATCGGCTCCGCGGTCTGCCGGGCACGTAAAATTATCGCCGTGTCCGGCCATACAAAAGAGCGGCTTGTGAACGTTGTGAACGCTCCGGAAGATAAAATAAAAGTGATCCACAACGGCGTTGGCGATTTTCACCGGACGGCGGAGGGGGAGATAAATGCCATCCTTGGCCGGATGGGAATAAAGCCCGGCTATTTTCTTTTCACAGGTTCGGACAGACCGCACAAGAACCTTGGCGCGGTGGCGGGCGTGATGGAGATTTTAAAGGATTCACAATTCGTTATCGCAGGCAGGATTTTGGAAGATAGCCGCAGGCGGTTCGAAAAGCTTGGAAATAAAGCCATGTTCTTCGGCAATGTGAGCAAGGAGGAGATGCAGGCGCTGTATTCAGGGGCGAGGGCGCTATTATTCCCTTCTTATGACGAAGGTTTCGGGTTGCCGCCGCTGGAGGCGATGGCGTGCGGCGTTCCGGTGGTGGCATCCAGCAGGGCTCCGATGCCGGAGATTCTGGGGGACGCGGCGATGATGGCGGACCCGGACGACCATAAGACCATGGCGGATGCGCTGGTGAAGATAGTCAGCGAGCCAGCGTTCAGGGAAGCCATGGTTGCCAGGGGATTTGAGCGTTTAAAAATGTTTTCGTGGGAGAAAATGGCGATAGCCACGCTGCAAACATATGAAGAGGCGGCGCGATCATGA